CCGTTCATCGTTCCGATGTTCGGCGGCCTGCTGATCAGTCTCACCGTTGGAGACGTGCTGGTCTGGCTGCTGATCCAGATCGGGATCGGTGGCTAGATCGGCAGGGCCAAATCCCGCGCCCGCCTCGTCTCGACCATGGATGTCTTCGTCGCCGGCGGCTGTTCCTGGGACGCGATCGTCTACCTCGACGAGTTCCCGACTACCACGGAGACCCACTTCGCACGGGACTTTCAGGAGACGCTGGGCTCCAGCGGCTCCGGCAAGAGTCTCAATCTCGGACGGCTCGGCGTCGACACGCGATTCCACGCGATGATCGGCGACGATCGCTTCGGCGATTCGATCCGCGAGCGCTTCGCGGCCGAGCCGATCGCCTTCGAATACGATCTCGACCCCAACGGCACGGAACGGCACGTCAACCTCATGAACGACGCCGGCGAGCGCATCTCGATCTTCGTCGTCCTGCCGACACAGGAGCCCGACATCGACGACGAGCGCCTGGAGGCCTGGACCGCACAGGCCGACGCGCTCGTGGTCAGCCCTGTCAACTACTCGCGATACCTCTTGCCCGCTGCCGAGGACGCTGGGACGTCAGTTTGGGCCGACGTCCACGCCTACGACGGCGAGGACAAGTATCACGAGGACTTCCTCGACGCGGCGGATTACCTGTTCATGAGCGAGGAGGGGATGGACGACCCGCGCGCGTTCATGCACGAGCAGGTCGATTCGGGTACCGCATTGGTCGTCTGCACGCACGGTGCGGACGGTGCGACCGCGCTCACCCCGGACGGATGGTTCGAGGTCCCGGCTCAGAACTTCGAGCCGGTCGACACCAACGGGGCCGGCGACGCCTTCTTCGCCGGCTTTCTCTACGGCCACAGGCAGGATCTCGACGTCGAGACCTGCCTCCGGCTCGGCACGCTCGCGGGCGGGCTGGCCGTCGAGTCGCGCGAGCTGGTTCATCCCGACCTCTCGGCGGATCGCCTCGCGGCCGAGTACGAGCGGTGCTACGACGAGTCGGTCGGGACGCGCTCGTGAGGCGGGAGTGACCGCCCGCACCGATCGTCAGCACTCGATACGATCGTTCGGATCGTCGCTCGCGTCGACGAACGAACGGACGAGCTGTCGCTCGACGGCGCTGAGTCGCTGTGAAATCGCCGACTTCGACCGGTCGAACTCCGCCGCGATGTCGGCGAGGTGAGCGCGCCGCGGATCGTCGTAGTACCCGCACGCGACCGCGTATCTGGCGGTCGCCTGCTGTGCCGCGGTGACGCTGTCGACGGGGACGACGTGGGGGCCCGAATCCGTCCAACTGACGGCGTCGATCGAGACCGACGCGTCGTCCATCGAGCGCCCGAGAAACAGGAGCAACTCGCGGGCCGCGTCCGGGTCCGAAAACGAGAGCGTCAGCCGGATTCCGGAGTTGTCGCTCTCGCCGACCGTCGCTGCTGTCGTCTCGTGCTGTGACACGCCCTATCCCTCCGCGTGTGTCCGTGCCCGGTCAGCCATCCGCTCGATTCGTTCGTGATCGGGGCCGGAAACGTCGAGTTCCTCGCGTACCCGCTCGATCGTGGCCACCAGCTGCTCGACGCACCACCGCTGGAGCGGCGCAGCTGCCGCCGCCTCCTCGACGAGGACGGCGAACGCGTCGATCCAGTCCAGGTCCGCCTCGACGAACGCCCCGAGTTCGTCCCACTCGCCCGCCTCCGCCAGCAGACTCGCGTACTCGAGCTGGAGTGCGACGTGATCGGGCGGGTACGCCGCCGGTACTGTCGCGTCGATCGCCTCGTACCGCCGGGCCATAGCCGAGGCCGGCGGCCCGCCCATCAACCCGTTGCGGTCGCCGTACCACTCCTTGTACGGCGAGGCCGCCGGCGGCGCGAACGGCGTCGCGAACGCGCCGAACAGGGCCTCGTAGTCCTCGGTCAGGTCGCGTCCGGAGACGGACACTGGGCCATCCGGCTCGACGCCGACCCGTTCCAGCAACTCGACGAGCGTCTCCGGGTCGTGTTCGAGGGCGTCGCGGACCTCCCTGTCCGGGTGCCGGAGGCAGTTCGACAGGCC
The Halapricum salinum genome window above contains:
- a CDS encoding molecular chaperone TorD family protein, encoding MVERTVAWSDALVGLSNCLRHPDREVRDALEHDPETLVELLERVGVEPDGPVSVSGRDLTEDYEALFGAFATPFAPPAASPYKEWYGDRNGLMGGPPASAMARRYEAIDATVPAAYPPDHVALQLEYASLLAEAGEWDELGAFVEADLDWIDAFAVLVEEAAAAAPLQRWCVEQLVATIERVREELDVSGPDHERIERMADRARTHAEG
- a CDS encoding carbohydrate kinase family protein; this encodes MDVFVAGGCSWDAIVYLDEFPTTTETHFARDFQETLGSSGSGKSLNLGRLGVDTRFHAMIGDDRFGDSIRERFAAEPIAFEYDLDPNGTERHVNLMNDAGERISIFVVLPTQEPDIDDERLEAWTAQADALVVSPVNYSRYLLPAAEDAGTSVWADVHAYDGEDKYHEDFLDAADYLFMSEEGMDDPRAFMHEQVDSGTALVVCTHGADGATALTPDGWFEVPAQNFEPVDTNGAGDAFFAGFLYGHRQDLDVETCLRLGTLAGGLAVESRELVHPDLSADRLAAEYERCYDESVGTRS
- a CDS encoding helix-turn-helix domain-containing protein; translated protein: MSQHETTAATVGESDNSGIRLTLSFSDPDAARELLLFLGRSMDDASVSIDAVSWTDSGPHVVPVDSVTAAQQATARYAVACGYYDDPRRAHLADIAAEFDRSKSAISQRLSAVERQLVRSFVDASDDPNDRIEC